From one Chryseobacterium sp. 3008163 genomic stretch:
- a CDS encoding aminotransferase class I/II-fold pyridoxal phosphate-dependent enzyme encodes MKKNYGFNDFKFFTEMSELASRHQSYDLSLGLPDFEIDPRLRYYLKESADIISHSYESLSGSPLLIENIIKFNLKRTNSLTLKKEEVNIVPCSTFALYTSLKSILNFGNEVIVIQPSYYTYAPSIVLNGGVPVYYDLDNDFAINWGKLQNCISEKTKAIIINSPQNPTGKTWTKSDWEQLYQLIKNQEIYLISEEIYDIYCYDGIAHYSPFLHPELKKRTFSIFSFGKMFHATGWKVSYLLASEELLENFRCHQQYISYSSNAPCQYAIAKYLEVFDPSDNQKIMQNKRDIFNEMMKDTSLQIEQKSEGGFFQLVNFRNVSKTMTDVEFSKWLTVEKKVSCLPLSAFYNSKQDSDYIRFSFAKKDDVIIQALEHLRKNL; translated from the coding sequence ATGAAAAAAAATTACGGATTTAATGATTTTAAATTTTTCACCGAAATGTCTGAACTTGCTTCAAGACATCAAAGTTATGATTTATCATTAGGCCTACCCGATTTTGAAATTGACCCTCGTTTACGCTATTATCTCAAAGAATCAGCCGACATCATCAGTCACAGTTATGAGTCTCTCTCAGGAAGCCCTTTGCTTATAGAAAATATCATTAAGTTTAATTTAAAAAGAACGAACAGTTTAACATTAAAAAAAGAAGAAGTTAATATCGTTCCCTGCTCTACTTTTGCATTGTATACTTCATTAAAATCAATATTGAATTTTGGTAATGAAGTAATTGTCATCCAGCCATCGTACTATACTTACGCTCCGTCTATTGTCCTTAACGGAGGAGTTCCTGTATATTATGATCTTGATAATGATTTTGCAATAAATTGGGGGAAACTTCAAAATTGTATTTCAGAGAAGACAAAAGCAATCATCATCAATTCTCCACAGAATCCTACAGGAAAAACGTGGACAAAGTCTGATTGGGAACAACTTTACCAGTTGATTAAAAATCAGGAGATTTATTTGATTTCAGAAGAAATTTATGATATTTATTGTTATGATGGAATTGCTCATTACAGTCCGTTTCTACATCCTGAACTTAAGAAAAGAACATTCTCTATATTTTCTTTTGGTAAAATGTTCCATGCAACCGGCTGGAAAGTCAGTTATCTTTTAGCATCAGAAGAATTGCTTGAGAATTTCAGATGCCACCAGCAATATATTTCTTACAGTTCAAATGCGCCTTGTCAATATGCAATTGCAAAATATTTGGAGGTTTTTGATCCGTCTGATAATCAAAAAATCATGCAAAATAAAAGAGATATTTTTAATGAAATGATGAAAGATACTTCGCTCCAAATTGAACAAAAATCTGAAGGTGGCTTTTTTCAATTAGTGAATTTCAGAAACGTTTCAAAAACCATGACCGATGTGGAGTTTTCAAAATGGCTGACTGTGGAGAAAAAAGTTTCGTGTCTGCCTCTTTCTGCGTTTTACAATTCAAAACAAGATTCAGATTACATAAGATTTAGTTTTGCTAAAAAAGATGATGTGATTATTCAGGCTTTGGAGCATTTGAGGAAAAATTTATGA
- a CDS encoding sodium-translocating pyrophosphatase produces MDLFYLVPIFGVIALLYTFLQSNWVTRQNAGNERMKVISGHIADGAMAFLKAEYKILAYFVVIVAILLAVMGTTNSNSHWSISIAFVIGAVFSALAGFIGMKIATKANVRTAEAAKTSLSKALKVSFAGGSVMGMGVAGLAVLGLGSLYLIIKQIFAPDAMVNSHEMERAIEILTGFSLGAESIALFARVGGGIYTKAADVGADLVGKVEAGIPEDDPRNPATIADNVGDNVGDVAGMGADLFGSYVATVLATMVLGRETMSDDAFGGFAPILLPMLIAGTGIIFSMIGTLFVKINDDEDSSTSSVQNALNLGNWGSIVITAISSYFLVNYLLPETMVLRGLEFTKMGVFGAIMVGLVVGTLMSIITEYYTAMGKRPVKSIVKQSSTGHATNIIGGLAVGMESTFLPIIVLAGGIYGSYLCAGLYGVAIAAAGMMATTAMQLAIDAFGPIADNAGGIAEMSELPKEVREKTDILDAVGNTTAATGKGFAIASAALTALALFAAFVGIAGIDGIDIYRADVLAGLFVGGMIPFIFSSLAITAVGQAAMAMVEEVRRQFREIPGILEGKAEPEYEKCVAISTEASLRKMMLPGAIAIISPLLIGFIFGPEVLGGFLAGATVCGVLMGMFQNNAGGAWDNAKKSFEKGAKINGETYYKGSEPHKASVTGDTVGDPFKDTSGPSMNILIKLMSIVSLVIAPTLAVMHKDKIEANRQAKIESLTGMTALHSVNQNTAGVNAVVAPQEIMGQLNENGDFVYNTGTIQEVKLKGGKTISLGNQSQLYVMYDQIKNNKQTVLDPNSWYTIENLYFETGSSDLKAGSEAQLMNLAEILNAYPNVKIKLGGYTDNSGSEEANKQLSNLRAQTTKLKLLELGIAADRVEAEGYGSQYPVCEANDTDECMAKNRRIDVRVLSL; encoded by the coding sequence ATGGATCTATTTTATTTAGTGCCAATTTTTGGTGTTATCGCATTACTCTACACATTTCTCCAAAGCAATTGGGTAACCAGGCAAAACGCAGGAAATGAACGAATGAAAGTCATCAGCGGACACATCGCTGACGGCGCAATGGCTTTTCTGAAAGCCGAATACAAAATTTTAGCTTATTTCGTCGTCATTGTCGCCATTCTTTTGGCTGTCATGGGAACGACGAATTCAAATTCTCACTGGAGCATCAGTATTGCTTTTGTGATTGGTGCCGTATTTTCAGCTTTGGCAGGATTTATCGGGATGAAGATCGCAACAAAAGCCAATGTAAGAACTGCTGAAGCCGCAAAAACTTCACTTTCGAAAGCTTTAAAAGTTTCTTTTGCCGGAGGTTCGGTGATGGGAATGGGTGTTGCCGGATTAGCAGTTTTAGGATTAGGCTCGCTCTATTTAATTATTAAACAGATCTTTGCTCCAGATGCAATGGTTAATTCTCATGAAATGGAGAGAGCCATCGAAATCCTAACTGGATTCTCTTTAGGAGCAGAATCAATCGCTCTTTTTGCGAGAGTAGGAGGTGGAATCTACACAAAAGCTGCGGATGTAGGTGCAGATTTAGTAGGAAAAGTGGAAGCAGGAATTCCTGAAGACGACCCTCGAAATCCAGCTACCATTGCCGATAATGTCGGGGATAATGTAGGAGATGTTGCCGGAATGGGTGCCGATTTATTCGGTTCTTATGTTGCGACAGTTTTAGCAACAATGGTTTTAGGGCGTGAAACGATGTCGGACGATGCGTTCGGAGGTTTCGCTCCGATACTTTTACCGATGCTAATTGCCGGAACAGGAATTATATTTTCAATGATCGGAACTTTATTCGTTAAAATTAATGATGATGAAGATTCTTCTACATCAAGTGTTCAGAATGCTTTAAACCTTGGAAACTGGGGAAGTATTGTTATCACGGCAATCTCATCTTATTTCTTGGTTAATTATTTATTACCCGAAACCATGGTTTTACGTGGTTTAGAATTTACCAAAATGGGAGTTTTCGGAGCCATTATGGTTGGGTTGGTTGTGGGAACATTGATGAGTATCATCACAGAATACTACACAGCAATGGGTAAAAGACCGGTTAAAAGTATTGTTAAACAGTCTTCTACAGGTCACGCCACCAATATTATTGGCGGACTTGCCGTTGGAATGGAATCTACCTTTTTACCTATCATTGTTTTGGCCGGAGGTATTTATGGATCATATTTATGTGCCGGACTATATGGTGTTGCTATTGCAGCAGCCGGAATGATGGCTACAACAGCAATGCAGTTAGCAATTGATGCATTCGGACCGATTGCAGATAATGCAGGTGGAATCGCCGAAATGAGCGAATTACCAAAAGAAGTTCGTGAGAAAACAGATATTTTAGATGCCGTAGGAAATACAACTGCAGCCACAGGAAAAGGTTTTGCAATTGCTTCAGCAGCATTGACAGCTTTAGCTTTATTCGCAGCATTTGTAGGGATTGCAGGGATTGACGGCATTGATATCTACAGGGCAGACGTTCTCGCAGGTTTATTTGTTGGTGGAATGATTCCTTTTATCTTTTCATCGTTGGCAATTACAGCAGTAGGACAGGCTGCAATGGCAATGGTAGAAGAAGTAAGAAGGCAATTCAGAGAAATACCTGGAATTTTAGAAGGAAAAGCGGAGCCTGAATACGAAAAATGTGTGGCTATCTCTACAGAAGCTTCACTCAGAAAAATGATGCTTCCAGGAGCCATTGCGATTATTTCACCACTTTTGATAGGTTTCATTTTTGGGCCTGAAGTTTTAGGTGGATTTTTAGCCGGAGCAACAGTTTGCGGAGTTTTAATGGGAATGTTCCAAAATAATGCAGGTGGTGCTTGGGATAATGCCAAAAAATCATTTGAAAAAGGTGCTAAAATAAATGGAGAAACATACTACAAAGGTTCAGAACCACATAAAGCATCAGTAACCGGAGACACAGTGGGAGATCCTTTTAAAGATACTTCCGGACCGTCGATGAATATTTTAATTAAATTAATGTCAATTGTTTCGTTGGTGATTGCGCCAACTTTAGCAGTGATGCACAAAGATAAAATTGAAGCCAACAGACAGGCTAAAATTGAAAGCCTAACAGGAATGACAGCTCTTCATTCAGTAAACCAAAACACTGCAGGTGTGAACGCTGTAGTTGCTCCACAAGAGATAATGGGTCAGCTGAATGAAAATGGTGATTTTGTGTACAATACAGGAACCATTCAGGAAGTTAAACTGAAAGGTGGAAAAACCATTTCTTTAGGAAACCAAAGCCAGCTTTATGTAATGTATGATCAGATTAAAAATAATAAGCAGACAGTTTTAGATCCAAATTCTTGGTACACGATTGAAAACTTATATTTTGAAACGGGTTCAAGTGATTTAAAAGCAGGTTCAGAAGCTCAATTGATGAATTTAGCGGAGATTTTAAATGCTTATCCTAATGTTAAAATAAAGTTAGGTGGATACACAGATAATTCGGGAAGTGAGGAAGCGAACAAGCAATTATCTAACCTGCGAGCACAGACTACAAAGCTTAAATTACTAGAATTAGGAATTGCTGCGGACAGAGTAGAAGCCGAAGGTTATGGCTCACAATATCCCGTTTGTGAGGCCAATGATACGGATGAATGTATGGCAAAAAATAGAAGAATTGATGTAAGAGTCTTGTCTTTATAA
- a CDS encoding inorganic pyrophosphatase: MIPNFKAHPWHGISAGEDAPNVVNVFVEIVPSDTIKYEIDKATGYLKVDRPQKFSNIIPALYGFVPRTYCNEEVMKLAVESGADDVTMGDHDPLDICVLSSHNIHSGGLLMEAIPIGGFKMIDGGEADDKIVAVMVSDHAFGHFRDIAELPEAEVKRLMHYFLTYKNLPDEPAKCRIQEVYGAEHARKVIIASQNDYASKFGG, from the coding sequence ATGATTCCAAATTTTAAAGCACATCCGTGGCATGGGATTTCTGCAGGAGAAGATGCGCCAAACGTTGTCAACGTTTTCGTGGAAATTGTTCCTTCAGATACGATTAAATATGAAATTGATAAAGCTACAGGATATTTAAAGGTTGACAGACCTCAGAAATTCTCAAACATCATTCCTGCATTATACGGTTTCGTTCCAAGAACGTATTGTAATGAAGAAGTAATGAAGTTAGCTGTAGAAAGTGGAGCAGATGACGTTACAATGGGAGATCATGACCCTTTGGATATCTGTGTTTTGAGTTCTCACAACATTCATTCTGGTGGTTTATTGATGGAAGCTATTCCAATCGGTGGTTTCAAAATGATTGACGGTGGTGAAGCTGATGATAAAATCGTTGCAGTAATGGTAAGTGACCACGCTTTCGGACATTTCAGAGATATCGCTGAACTTCCAGAAGCAGAAGTGAAAAGATTGATGCACTACTTTTTAACGTATAAAAACCTTCCAGATGAGCCTGCTAAATGTAGAATTCAGGAAGTATACGGAGCAGAACACGCTAGAAAAGTGATTATCGCTTCTCAAAACGATTACGCAAGTAAATTCGGAGGATAA
- a CDS encoding FkbM family methyltransferase, translated as MSLNNYISKLAFTSKITNSLKSWISLIVNSKRYSSRFKKKNLDLNNNETFVYHLKVAKKSFDFYLRTFKGDIDIFYEVYWKKTYAEHLSILKKEPKIIVDLGAHIGITSTYLSLKYPDAKIYAVEASTENFELLKSNTKSFKNIECIHAAAYFEDGFVNFSKNELSYNQRISETGISTKAVSIQSLKKTYNLSNIDLMKIDIEGGEIGLLSKNNSWLSSVENIIIEIHNPYTASDLEKDLKPFGFKIMRDEHFVFTVVKGYNN; from the coding sequence ATGTCTCTTAATAATTATATCTCAAAATTAGCTTTCACCTCAAAAATCACCAACAGTTTAAAATCCTGGATATCACTGATTGTAAATTCTAAGAGATACAGTTCAAGGTTTAAGAAAAAGAATCTGGATTTAAACAACAATGAAACTTTTGTTTATCATTTAAAAGTTGCAAAAAAAAGTTTCGATTTTTATTTAAGAACTTTTAAGGGTGATATTGATATTTTCTACGAAGTTTATTGGAAAAAAACGTATGCTGAACATCTTTCAATTTTAAAGAAAGAACCTAAAATAATTGTTGATCTGGGAGCGCACATTGGAATAACATCGACCTACTTATCTTTAAAATATCCTGATGCGAAAATATATGCAGTAGAAGCTTCTACAGAAAATTTCGAACTGCTTAAAAGCAATACGAAATCCTTTAAAAATATAGAATGTATTCATGCTGCAGCATACTTTGAGGATGGTTTTGTCAATTTTTCAAAGAATGAATTATCTTACAATCAGAGAATTTCTGAAACAGGTATTTCAACAAAAGCAGTTTCTATTCAAAGTCTGAAAAAAACTTATAATCTGTCAAATATTGATCTAATGAAAATCGATATTGAAGGTGGTGAAATTGGTTTGTTAAGTAAAAATAATTCGTGGCTATCTAGCGTTGAAAACATCATTATAGAAATTCACAATCCCTATACCGCATCAGATTTAGAAAAAGATCTGAAACCTTTTGGTTTTAAAATAATGCGTGATGAGCATTTTGTTTTTACAGTGGTAAAAGGCTACAATAATTAA
- the radC gene encoding RadC family protein, whose product MSIKFLAEDDRPREKFLLKGKNSLSDSELLAIIMGSGSRDETAVELARKILSSVDNNWHQLSLLTIKDLTKFKGVGEVKAISIATALEIGRRRAAQEIPEKPQISSSKDAYQILKLHLADLRTEEFWAVFLNQSNKVIHISQLTQGGINQSIVDIRIVFKTALEHFATGIIISHNHPSGNLKPSAEDINITKKIQEAGNLMKIQLLDHLIITQNSYLSFADEGIL is encoded by the coding sequence ATGTCTATAAAATTTCTTGCCGAAGACGACAGACCCAGAGAAAAATTTTTACTGAAAGGTAAAAATTCACTTTCTGATTCTGAACTTTTGGCAATTATCATGGGCAGCGGAAGCAGAGATGAAACAGCAGTGGAATTGGCAAGAAAAATATTATCATCGGTTGATAATAATTGGCATCAATTAAGTTTATTGACAATAAAAGATCTAACTAAATTTAAAGGTGTGGGCGAAGTAAAAGCAATTTCCATCGCAACTGCTTTAGAAATAGGAAGACGAAGAGCTGCACAAGAAATTCCCGAAAAACCACAAATTTCAAGCAGTAAAGATGCTTATCAAATTCTGAAACTTCATTTGGCAGACCTCAGAACAGAAGAGTTTTGGGCAGTTTTTCTGAATCAGAGCAACAAAGTAATCCATATTTCACAGCTCACACAAGGCGGAATCAACCAATCAATTGTGGATATTCGTATTGTTTTTAAAACAGCCTTAGAACATTTTGCTACGGGAATTATCATTTCACATAATCATCCTTCAGGCAACTTAAAACCAAGCGCTGAAGACATTAATATTACAAAAAAGATACAGGAAGCAGGAAATCTCATGAAAATTCAGCTTCTTGATCATCTCATCATTACCCAAAATTCTTATCTAAGTTTCGCAGACGAAGGCATATTATGA
- a CDS encoding murein L,D-transpeptidase catalytic domain-containing protein — MMKQFIFLFLFIISCSKTQSQQSQLVLPATKISEIKDFLKGKNYNQEIAVFINFKMHSGKYRYFVYDLKNDKFLQKAIVSHGSGSVISRSNDLKFSNVEGSYQSSLGKYEIRESYVGKFGKAYRLQGLDSTNNNAMQRAIVLHSFDCIPNQESENLACLSLGCPMLSKIAFNQTAKYIDQSKKPIILFAFY; from the coding sequence ATGATGAAACAATTTATTTTCTTGTTTCTTTTTATTATTTCATGTTCCAAAACCCAATCTCAACAGAGTCAGTTGGTTTTGCCGGCAACAAAAATATCAGAAATTAAAGATTTTCTGAAAGGAAAAAATTACAACCAGGAAATTGCCGTTTTTATTAATTTTAAAATGCATTCCGGGAAATACAGATACTTTGTTTACGATTTAAAGAATGATAAATTTTTGCAGAAAGCAATTGTTTCTCACGGTTCTGGTTCTGTAATATCCAGATCAAATGATTTGAAATTTTCTAATGTAGAAGGCTCTTATCAATCTTCTTTAGGAAAATATGAAATCCGTGAAAGTTATGTAGGCAAGTTTGGCAAAGCTTACAGATTACAAGGTCTTGATTCTACCAATAATAATGCAATGCAACGTGCCATCGTTCTTCATTCTTTTGATTGCATTCCAAATCAGGAATCTGAAAATTTAGCTTGTTTAAGTCTTGGCTGTCCCATGTTATCAAAAATTGCCTTTAATCAAACTGCAAAATATATTGACCAATCAAAAAAGCCAATTATTTTATTTGCGTTTTATTAA
- a CDS encoding ABC transporter ATP-binding protein yields MIRASNIHKSYGNLEVLKGVDLHIKAGEVVSIVGESGAGKSTLLQILGTLDSPSNPKNYHTEIELNGESFINMSDKQISRFRNQNIGFVFQFHQLLPEFTALENVLIPTKIAGANEKEAIEKAYDLFEDLKIAQRLHHKPNQLSGGEAQRVAVARALINSPKIIYADEPTGNLDSKNADDLHRLFFDLRDKYNQTFVIVTHNPNLAEITDRKLVMKDGLIIE; encoded by the coding sequence ATGATTAGAGCAAGTAATATCCATAAATCTTATGGTAATCTGGAAGTTTTAAAAGGAGTAGACCTTCACATCAAAGCGGGTGAAGTCGTTTCTATTGTTGGAGAATCCGGAGCGGGAAAATCTACACTTTTACAGATTTTAGGAACTTTAGACAGCCCTTCAAACCCTAAAAACTATCATACAGAAATTGAGCTCAATGGAGAATCATTTATCAACATGAGTGATAAGCAGATTTCGAGATTCAGAAATCAGAACATTGGCTTTGTATTTCAGTTTCATCAGCTATTGCCGGAATTCACAGCATTGGAAAACGTTTTAATTCCAACAAAAATTGCAGGAGCCAATGAAAAGGAAGCGATTGAAAAAGCGTATGATTTATTTGAAGACTTGAAAATTGCTCAAAGACTTCATCACAAACCGAATCAGTTGTCGGGTGGTGAAGCGCAAAGAGTAGCTGTGGCAAGAGCTTTAATAAATTCTCCTAAAATTATTTACGCAGATGAGCCGACGGGAAATTTAGACTCAAAAAACGCTGACGATTTACACAGATTGTTTTTTGATTTGAGAGATAAATATAACCAGACTTTTGTAATTGTAACACATAATCCCAATTTAGCTGAAATCACAGACCGAAAATTGGTCATGAAAGACGGACTGATTATAGAATAA
- a CDS encoding sensor histidine kinase yields MKKRSIFSRFNNWFIFSLMTLVVIAIVIASTLVINYLRKEEVRRVDILVSAIKFQQEATAPSLEVQSLLLTIYSSNTSIPVIILDKNDQIIEHKNISKEFDNNDQEIVSLAKRMAKKYPPIELEFSNGNNQFLYYDNSKILNNLQYSPFLLGFFVLCYFLFSFWFLRTVKKTDEGYLWAGLAKETAHQIGTPLSSMMGWMEIMKLENTDSDGVQEIEKDIERLRTISERFSKIGSVPELNDMNFNETIRENYDYLKTRISKKINFTLLLPTYNILVPHNKILMSWVIENLVKNAVDAMKGEGVLQMSVFERNKNILIEVKDNGSGMTKYQAQNAFKPGYSTKKRGWGLGLSLAKRVVQEYHNGDIKISQTEVGKGTTFRIIIKKG; encoded by the coding sequence TTGAAAAAAAGATCCATATTTTCCAGATTCAACAACTGGTTTATTTTTTCTCTGATGACCTTAGTTGTCATTGCAATTGTCATTGCATCTACTCTGGTAATTAATTACTTAAGAAAGGAGGAAGTGCGAAGAGTTGATATTTTGGTGAGTGCTATAAAATTTCAGCAGGAAGCTACAGCCCCAAGTTTGGAAGTTCAGTCATTGCTTCTGACAATTTATAGTTCAAATACTTCGATTCCGGTTATTATTTTAGATAAAAATGATCAGATTATTGAGCACAAAAATATTTCAAAAGAATTTGACAATAATGATCAGGAGATTGTTTCTTTGGCAAAAAGAATGGCGAAAAAATATCCGCCTATTGAACTTGAATTTTCTAATGGCAACAATCAGTTTCTTTATTATGATAACTCAAAGATTCTGAATAATTTACAATATTCTCCATTTCTTTTAGGCTTCTTTGTGCTTTGTTATTTCCTGTTTTCATTTTGGTTTTTAAGAACGGTAAAGAAAACTGATGAAGGCTATCTTTGGGCAGGTTTAGCAAAAGAAACAGCGCATCAAATTGGAACTCCATTATCATCAATGATGGGCTGGATGGAAATTATGAAACTTGAAAATACGGATTCTGACGGTGTACAGGAAATAGAAAAAGATATAGAAAGATTAAGGACAATTTCTGAAAGATTCTCTAAAATTGGTTCGGTTCCCGAGTTGAATGATATGAATTTCAATGAAACCATTCGGGAGAATTATGATTATTTAAAAACAAGAATTTCAAAGAAAATAAACTTTACGCTTTTGCTTCCAACATATAATATTTTGGTTCCGCACAATAAAATACTGATGAGTTGGGTGATAGAAAATTTAGTCAAAAACGCCGTGGATGCAATGAAAGGTGAGGGTGTTTTACAAATGTCGGTTTTTGAACGCAACAAAAATATTTTAATAGAAGTAAAAGACAACGGCAGCGGAATGACAAAATATCAGGCTCAAAACGCATTCAAACCAGGTTATTCGACAAAAAAACGTGGTTGGGGATTGGGTTTAAGTTTAGCCAAAAGAGTAGTGCAGGAATACCACAACGGTGACATAAAAATTTCTCAAACTGAAGTAGGAAAAGGAACAACCTTTAGAATCATCATTAAAAAAGGATAA
- the dacB gene encoding D-alanyl-D-alanine carboxypeptidase/D-alanyl-D-alanine-endopeptidase, giving the protein MKKSFAVFILSTQIIFAQNISQKLDDATKNLMNSSTAVSSSLSFYVSDENGNLVYEYQGNKGLSTASTQKIFTAAAALETLGKNYTYKTTSAYSGTISNGSLNGNLFITSNGDPTLGSWRYEGYKPENFKQKLLEAIKKSGITKISGDLIIDDSYFDHQTIPGGWPWDDLGNYYGAGVWGVNWRENQFDININGTDFKSFSYPLAGIKWLNDLKATGSSDQSLIFTAPHSDVALINGSLPAGKVTTVSGSVPNPPLQLGVEVQKWLKDSEIEFLGKVLTNSQIELDGKSALKFPKSNIILTYESPTLDKIVYWFLRKSVNMYGENLIKTLGKEKKGNPSFKSGIAYLNEFWKSKGINSNMINFADGSGLSPQNYVSAKAEVQALIYAKKQAWFESYYDGFPTQDNGMKMKSGTMRDTKSYAGYHTSKDGKKYIYAIIINNYQGSGSTELQKILNVLK; this is encoded by the coding sequence ATGAAAAAATCGTTTGCCGTATTTATACTTTCAACCCAAATAATTTTTGCTCAAAATATCAGCCAGAAATTAGATGATGCCACAAAAAATCTGATGAACTCTTCTACAGCAGTTTCATCAAGCTTATCTTTTTACGTTTCAGATGAAAATGGAAATTTAGTTTACGAATATCAGGGAAATAAAGGTTTATCAACGGCTTCTACGCAAAAAATATTTACCGCAGCCGCTGCTTTGGAAACTTTAGGTAAAAATTACACTTACAAAACGACGTCAGCATATTCAGGAACGATTTCTAATGGAAGTTTAAACGGAAATCTCTTCATTACTTCAAACGGAGATCCTACATTGGGAAGTTGGCGTTATGAAGGCTATAAGCCTGAAAATTTCAAACAAAAATTGTTAGAAGCCATCAAAAAATCAGGAATTACAAAAATTTCCGGTGATTTGATTATTGATGATTCTTATTTTGACCATCAGACAATTCCCGGAGGCTGGCCATGGGATGATTTGGGTAATTATTATGGCGCCGGAGTTTGGGGAGTTAATTGGCGCGAAAATCAGTTTGACATCAATATCAACGGAACAGATTTTAAAAGTTTCTCTTATCCTTTAGCCGGAATCAAATGGCTGAATGATCTGAAAGCAACGGGAAGTTCAGATCAAAGTTTGATTTTTACAGCTCCACATTCTGATGTTGCTTTAATTAATGGAAGCTTACCTGCCGGAAAAGTAACCACAGTTTCAGGTTCTGTTCCGAATCCGCCGTTGCAATTGGGTGTAGAAGTTCAAAAATGGCTGAAAGATTCCGAAATTGAATTTTTGGGAAAAGTTCTGACAAATTCTCAAATTGAATTGGACGGAAAATCTGCTCTAAAATTTCCTAAATCTAATATCATTCTTACTTACGAATCACCGACATTAGATAAAATCGTTTACTGGTTTCTGAGAAAATCTGTGAATATGTACGGGGAAAATTTAATCAAAACTTTAGGCAAAGAAAAAAAAGGAAACCCAAGTTTCAAAAGCGGAATTGCTTATCTAAATGAATTCTGGAAATCAAAGGGAATTAATTCAAACATGATTAATTTTGCTGATGGAAGCGGACTTTCACCACAAAATTATGTCTCTGCAAAAGCGGAAGTGCAGGCCTTAATTTATGCTAAAAAACAGGCTTGGTTTGAATCTTATTACGACGGATTTCCTACTCAGGACAACGGCATGAAAATGAAAAGCGGAACAATGAGAGATACAAAATCTTATGCAGGTTATCACACTTCAAAAGATGGAAAGAAATACATTTACGCCATTATCATCAATAATTATCAGGGAAGCGGAAGTACAGAATTGCAGAAAATTTTAAATGTTTTAAAATAA